A window of the Lactuca sativa cultivar Salinas chromosome 5, Lsat_Salinas_v11, whole genome shotgun sequence genome harbors these coding sequences:
- the LOC111889073 gene encoding histone deacetylase 6 — MVESSSVGGASLPSGPDGRKRRVSYFYEPSIGDYYYGQGHPMKPHRIRMAHNLIVHYSLHRRMEIVRPFPAGPEDIRRFHSDDYVDFLASVTPDTLHDHTHARHLKRFNVGEDCPVFDGIFEFCQASSGGSIGAAVKLNRQDADIAINWAGGLHHAKKSEASGFCYVNDIVLGILELLKVHRRVLYVDIDIHHGDGVEEAFFTTDRVMTVSFHKFGDFFPGTGHIKDIGAHQGKYYALNVPLNDGMDDDSFRGLFRPILHKVMEVYQPDAVVLQCGADSLAGDRLGCFNLSVKGHADCLRYLRSFNVPLMVLGGGGYTIRNVARCWCYETAVAVGVEPENKLPYNEYYEYFGPDYTLHVEPSPLDNQNTPKDLEKIRNMLLEQLSRLPHSPSVPFQTTPPVTEVPEEPEEPMEKRAKPRIWSGQEYDSDVDEEEKPRRQSFNANHINPRDHARGNIKDEDMSDRDAPS; from the exons ATGGTCGAGTCCTCCTCAGTCGGAGGAGCGTCGCTCCCTTCAGGCCCTGATGGGAGAAAACGCCGTGTGTCGTACTTCTACGAACCCTCAATCGGCGACTACTATTACGGCCAAGGTCACCCAATGAAACCCCATCGCATCCGCATGGCCCACAACCTCATCGTGCATTACTCCCTTCACCGTCGCATGGAGATCGTTCGTCCTTTTCCCGCTGGCCCAGAAGACATCCGACGGTTCCACTCCGACGATTATGTAGACTTTCTAGCTTCTGTCACTCCGGATACCCTTCATGACCACACTCATGCTCGCCACCTCAAGCGGTTCAACGTTGGAGAGGATTGTCCAGTTTTTGATGGTATTTTTGAGTTTTGCCAAGCGTCTTCAGGTGGATCCATCGGAGCCGCTGTTAAGCTTAACCGGCAAGACGCCGACATTGCGATAAATTGGGCCGGAGGGTTACATCACGCGAAGAAGTCCGAAGCTTCAGGGTTTTGTTATGTTAATGATATTGTTTTGGGTATTCTTGAGCTTCTTAAAGTCCACAGG CGTGTGCTATATGTAGATATTGACATCCACCATGGAGACGGGGTTGAAGAAGCTTTCTTCACCACTGACAGAGTGATGACAGTTTCATTTCATAAATTTGGGGATTTTTTCCCTGGAACTGGACACATCAAAGACATTGGTGCACATCAGGGGAAGTACTACGCCCTAAATGTACCTTTGAATGATGGAATGGATGATGATAGCTTTCGTGGTCTATTTAGACCCATTCTTCACAAAGTTATGGAGGTTTATCAGCCTGATGCAGTGGTTCTTCAATGTGGGGCAGATTCATTGGCTGGTGATAGATTAGGGTGCTTCAATTTGTCTGTGAAAGGTCATGCAGATTGTCTCAGGTATCTTAGATCATTCAATGTTCCTCTCATGGTTTTAGGAGGTGGTGGTTATACAATCCGCAATGTCGCCCGATGTTGGTGTTATGAG ACAGCAGTTGCTGTTGGGGTTGAACCTGAAAATAAGCTGCCTTACAATGAGTATTATGAgtattttggacctgattacacgCTTCATGTTGAGCCAAGTCCTCTTGAcaatcaaaacactcctaaagaTTTGGAGAAAATAAG GAACATGCTGCTGGAGCAACTATCAAGGTTACCACATTCTCCTAGTGTCCCGTTTCAGACAACGCCACCTGTCACAGAAGTCCCCGAAGAG ccAGAAGAGCCCATGGAGAAACGGGCAAAGCCACGCATATGGAGTGGTCAGGAATATGATTCTGATGTTGATGAAGAAGAAAAGCCTCGGCGACAAAGCTTCAATGCAAATCATATCAATCCAAG GGATCATGCAAGGGGAAACATAAAAGATGAAGATATGTCGGATAGGGATGCTCCCTCATGA